The stretch of DNA AGATgtcgcgacgaggagagcGGAGTTTTGCGGTTATATCACCTCGCCGCACCCTGGATTCGCAAATGTAAGGCGGCAAAGGTTGAACACCTCAGCCGATGCCAGTCGGGTCTTCGTCGGCGCTTCACTTAGTGCCCAGTGCCCTGGCCGACTTTCCGGACCACGGCCGATAATCCTTACCCCttgtacgaaggtaaatGTCGCGAAACGATGACTGACTGTGCAATGTTCCTTTTTCTGTCGTCTGCTCGCCGAGACCGCCAGATTAACAACGGACAGGCCGAGCGAGCTGCCGAGGAAAAACGGGCACCACGAGGGTAAGAGGGGTCATAGGCCTGACAGCGGGTGATAGACCGGGTCAGTCGCCAGGGGCGGACCGCGCGTCTCCTAGAATGACCATGACATCagcgacggagacgcgctAGGCACCCGGACCCGTATCAAGGCAGGTGGcctgccgtcgccgcgatggccccGAAGCTGGACCTGAGCCTGAagctgccgccgaggccggatGAGCCCGAGACCGCGGAGTACTACAGGcggcagctcgcggaggctgggCCGGAGTTTGAGGATTACGAGTCCACGTCGTACGCGGCTTCCACCCTGGCCGGACACGTCGACGATGTGGGCCTCTACGATCCTCACTCGCCCCCCCAGGCGGTCGCCCGAGCCGGCACCGAAAAACTCGCGACGAACGATCCTCTCCCTGCGCCTCACCGACCCGACCGGAATCCGGACCAGCTCGCCGGCGGACCGTTCAGCGCCGGCACGAAAGCGTACTTGGACGCAGAATCCATCGGGGCGCTCTCTGGCGACGGCACGTGGCCCCAAACCGGGGGCGGATGGGGCGCGATggtcgcggggggcgggacggggacgTCAACGTCCGAGGCATCCGCGGCCAAGCCGGTGATTCGGGGCGCGTTCTACATGGCCGAACGCGGGAACGAAGGGATCGAAACCCCCGGGCTCGATCCGTACGCCGGGTTTCCATCGCGCATGAAGGAGGACGGTCCGGGTGCGCTGCCCACGCCGCTGAGGgacgatcggcgcggcggcggcgtcgacttgGCCAAGGGGAAGAGGGGAcggggccgccgcgcgccgggtcgaccgcgtgaggaggaggaggataaCGCGTCGCTGGGGTCCGTGACGCCGCGGtccggcgtggacgaggtggcggcgatggcgcggcaCAAaaacgacgtcgaggaggaggacccggcggaggcggcgaggaaaaaGTTACGAAACGGCCGACCGACGGAGCGAGAAATCACCGACTTTTACGCAACCGCTGAGAGGAGGGCTTTAGTGACCACGGGCCTGACTCCCGCGAGGCTCAGGCACCCGAAGGCGCTGTGGAACGGAGACCGGCCCGCGCTTTGCAagctgacgcgcgcgggtaaGCCCGATTCCGCCGGCGCGTGGGAGTGTTTCCTTTCGCGCAACTACACGGAGGGTTTCAAAAAGCCAACCGCCTttgcgtcggcgccgccggcggacgTGCTGTGCGAAtcgtgcggcgacgtcgcgtggGACCCGGTGCGGGACCAGTCGGGAGGAAGGGCATCGTCCAGGGCCGTGTGGTGCAGGGCGTGcctgtgcgcggcgcgcggggacagGGCCGGGGAGACGGCGCCAGAACACGGcgagtgcgtcgccgcggtcaacgCGTTGAAGATTGTCTGCCgcaacgcgctcgcgccgaccaagacccaacgcggcgatgagatCCTGTGGCGCATGGACAAGGCGGGCTGCCCCGACGTGTGTCGTCTCTGTGATAGGCGAACCATCGAGACTAACTGCGCGTACGCGGTGGAGGAATGCTGCCTTCCGAGGGGCAGCGCCAACCCAGGCGACTGCTGCCGGCAgagggtccgccgccgcgacatGGCGGAGCACCGCGCCAGCTGCGACCACCGGCTCGTGAAGTGCGAACACCCAGGATGCGATCGCATGACGCAGGCGAGGTACGCGGTGTCGCACGCGAGGCTCTGCGAGAATCGCCCGTTCGCGTGCCCCAACCGGCCGAGGTGCGAGTGGATGGGCACCAGGGCTGGCGTCGAGGATCACCTCGAGGAGTGCCTCCACGAGGTCATACCCTGCGGATTCGTCGACAGTTTCAAGGATAAATGCGCGGGTACTTGCGCTGTGACCTTGCCCAGGGTCCAGATGCTGGCGCACAAGGAGATATGCAGGTACCAGAGCGCCGTTTGTAAGCACTGCGGCGAATCCATGGCGCTGCGAAGGCACGGGCAACACGAGGCAACGTGCTCGGCGAGATTTTACGAGTGCCCCAACTGCGCGCAGACGGTGCACAAGCTAAGGAAGGTGCAGCACGACGGGACCGTCTGCCCCGGGGTGCGGGTTGAGTGCATGTACCGATCGTACGGCTGCGACGAGAGGGTGCTCAAGTGCGACTACGCGAGACACTGCCGTGAACGGTTCGACGAACACGCGGTGATGGTGCTTCGCAACGACGCAAACAAGTGGGCGAGACCTGCGTcatccgcgcccggcgatGAACCGTCCGACCCGCGACCCGACGAACCCGAGGCGTTGAATCCCACCGGCAAGAGCGATGGTTTCGAGGTGATGGTGACGCGTCACGAgctgacccgcgccgaccTTCAAAGGGTCGACGCCACCAGCCAGCGACTCAGCGCCGGATTGGACCGGGAGATTGCGTCCACCAGGGAGGAGATCGCTCGCGTGGAGGACGAGGTTtacgtcgacgccaccgcaCGACTGGCGCTCGATATGCGAAGCGCCAGGGAGCACATGCGCGCGCTGGTGAAGGAGACGGATGATGAGGTGCAGTCGTTCGAAACTAAGCTCATGGCGGAGACCCTCGAGTTATACAACGACTCGCTAGCCATGCGCAGGAAAGCGGAGAGAGAGCTGGCAGTCAAGACGAGCCTGGACGAGTTCGTGGCCGGGTACGAGCGCGGTTTGAGGGAAGTTCGCGCGGAACTGGGTGACCTGACTCGTGAGGTGGGAGAGTCCACGCTGCGACTGTCCACGGCGATATCCCCCGCGCTGGAGCTGAAGGATGAGATCGAGCGGACGCTGGTCGAGGGGCTGGACGGTTTGGAGGCGAGGATAGCCAACCTCGagtggcgcggcgcggaccggGCGGCCATCGCGTGGGAAAAGACGCAGGACGCAAGGGAGAACTTCAGGGCGAGGTGCAAGCCGCGGGTCAGACAGCAGATGAGGCTGGAGGAGAAGATGGCCCTGCTCGAGGGGAGGAAGTTCGTCACaccggacgaggacgccgcgctgcgggcAAAGAATTACGTCGACTCGGAGAAgaatccgccgccgctcgcgatcgcggcggatgaggagagggacgacgcggatgcgTCCGGGGATGAACGCACGATCCCACCAGCTCCCGGCACGCCCCCTGAGATTTCCGAGAGCGACGGTATCTCGCCGGCGGGCATTTAGGCTAGACTAGTAGCTAGAGCATCAAGCATCTGATGAGACAGGTTCATCACTACAGACTATACTACACGTTCCCGTCGGCTTTGAGGATCGCCATCACGTCGTCGGGCAGATCCGCTAGGAAGTACTCGAGttgcgccgcggctctctcTCGCGTGGGCACCCTCCCCATCCGAAGCCAGGCGATGATGAACATGGGTTTGAACAATTCGTAGGTCCACGACCACGAGTGCCAGCACAACAACGGCTCGTAAGAATTGAAGTACCATATAACAAAACCATACGAGTAACAGAAAATCGTGATGAAGAACCCAAGGCTGGCCCAACGCAGGTAGTCATCGGCCGTGAGGTCGAGGGAGTAGAACATGTAAGCCATCCCTGCACCATTGGCACCGAATATGACCAGCATAAATGTCTGCCCAACCCCTTGCAGCACATCCACGGCCTCATATACCGACCCCTTGCCGGCGCTGAGCTTGAAGCCCATAAACAAGCAGTTTAGGATCCCCGTCAGGTTACACATCAGCGAAACGTTGGCGAAGAATGCGCCCATGATGCCAAAGGTTGAGGTAGCATCGAATCGAAGCAAGTAAGCACTGAAGAACATCACCAAACCCGCAATCACGGACATGAGTTCGCAAAAATAGCAAAGCTTGAACATGCGCCTCTCGGGTGGGAGGCACAGTGCTTGCATCCCAAAGGCGGGGAGACCAAccttgtccttcttgtcgAGCGACCGAGAGAAGTACCGGCGCACGAGGTCTTCCGCAATCGCGTGACCGAACAGGTGGTTGTTGTTAGATTTAGCCGAGGGCATGCCCCCAGTCGTTCCATCAGAGATGTGAACCTTATTGTCCATCATCATCTTCGAGGCGAACATTCGAGCGAAGGTGGGCGTAAGTAGACCCGGAGGTTACAGGGGCCTTATGGACACGCCGTGAGCGCCGGCCTCGTGTGccgggcggggcggaggAATTTTGTCGGCACGCTTTTGACAGGCGATACGGCACAaaagtacgaaggtaacCGTTTGTCCGTGCCGTTTTCGAACTCTCCCGCACCGAGGAAATATTTACGGGGCCCGGGGCTGGGCAACGACACagaccagcgcggcgtcagGGGGCATGATGCgcaccggcgcgccgtctGCGTGGGGCGGCGATCAAATCGTCCCCGACATCGACGATTAtgagccccgcggcgatggcatCCACCATCCAATGCGACGAGTGGTGCGCGCCCCCACCCttgcgccaccgccgagatTTCTCCCCGAGAATTTTTCCCGTTGTCCCGACGGCGCCTGACCGATGCGCCTCCCCCGCAGGTTTACGAGGGCGATACGTACATGCTCACCAAGGCGGAGCGCGATATCATCTCGGCTCGTACCATGGCAAAGGCCCGCGCCGAGAGGATCAAGCAGGTACGCGAGCAAGAGAGGCTGTGGGCGCGCCACAGGGCTCGCGAGTATCGCGCGAGCGTGAAGGATCAtcacgccgagctcaacgcgCAGCTCCACGACGGCTGGGTCAAGGCCAGAGATGAGAAGCAGATACAGCTCGAACGCGACTACagcaacgccgccgcggggatcggGCTCTCCCATCGAGCCGCACACAGACAGGCCGTGGAGGACAAGAGGatgcgcgcgacgaaggcgcACAAGGAGGCGCAAAAGTTCGACGACAAGCTCGTCGCGTTGGAGCGATTCGAGACGGCACTCAAGAAGGAGTACGAGCGACTGGACGAGCTGGAGTCGGTGCATTTCAAGGCGAGGGACCGCAGGAACAAggccgagcagctcgccaagAACGTGAGACTCGCGATGAAGGAGAAGTGGGAGAAGGAGGAACTGAAGGGCACCCACTCGAGGCGGTGCGCAACCAAGACCCTCACCGAGGGAACCAACAACTTCAGCACCAACAACTTCAGCGCCAGGCGGCTGTATCGCCCGGACGCCTTCAAGATGACCCACTTCAACGACATcatcgccaacgccgacggcgccgcgaggcccAAGGCCAAGCAGAAGttcaaggagaagaaggacgacggACCTGGTGCGCCAACCGCCTATGCGGGTGACTGGTTCCCCAgggacgcggccggcgcTTACGTTGTCAAACGCGAGCAGGTATTCAGCGCCAAGCTCAAGGCTGAGAGGGAGCAGAAGCGCCtagaggaggagcgcgaagATTTAGCCGAGCAGGCCAAACGGGACcgcgccaaggagctcaGGAGGTCCGCCATTGCTATCAGGTAcgagcgggaggagcgccATAAAGATAAAGATAAGGCCGCGCTTGACGCCGAGTTTCGTGAAGAGCGCAAGGAGAAGATCAAGAACATCGGGAAGACGGACGTTACCAACATCGACGTGAAGGCTCAGGAAGAGGAGAGGCTAGCGATGGAGAGGGACTTCCAGTTTAAGGACATCAATGAGCCAGCGGGCCTTGCGTCGCAGGTTGAGTCTGATGCCAAGAAGTTTGACGACGCTAAGCCCTTCGAGGGGATGTTCGACGAgaaggtggaggaggcgagacTGGGCCAAGTGCTGGAGCAGGGCCTCGACCCGGACGATCCTCTGCTCAAAATCCTCAGGATGGCGAAAGACGCTGTGCCcaggggcgccgccgcggaaagGCTCGCGCGTCACGGCGTGGTCGGCGCCACAATGGAGGAAATTGCGGCCGTCGCAGCCGGTGGCGACCAGGAGGACGAGTACGACCAGGATGACGCCGTCTGCCAGCCCGTTCCTTTCCAGggaccgcccccgccgtctccgAGGGTAACGGCGCTCTCGGAGGATTCCGACTcagaggacgaggacggttACACCCCCTCCGGAGGCGCGGGCCTTCCCCCCGGCGAGAGCAACTTTTACTCAGACGCccagctcgacgcggcgctcgccgccgtgtccgcGCAAAACAACACCCCATCGAGGTTCGGGatcaccgaggaggaggacgaggagttTGTCGCGCGCCggtccgcggaggagctggaATTTGTCTCCAGCGCGCTCCAGGACGACACCATGAACACCACCGGGATGTTCAGTCGATCCGcggatgacgtcgacgagttCTCCGACCTGCACGACCAGGGCGGGTTCGGTTCACCCGAGGAacgctcgccccgcgcgccgggtcccgcCGGCCCGGTGTCAGAGTCTACCGCCGTGGTATCGACCgtgccgggcgcgagctcgtcgtcgggcaccgcggaggaggagatgagggcgtcgctcgcggcgacgactcgcgcgatggaccgggtcaccgccgcagccgccgccgccgagtacAACCTTCAGGCGACTTCGCTTCTCGCGTCGAGAGACACCGGCATGCCCGGTCGCGTGGAGCTGCCCGAGCTCAAACCGCTGGATgccatcctcggcgcgctcgggaagcaggtggaggcgctggacgcggcggcggcggcggcggcgagggcggctgCGGAGCCCTACGCCGGCTCGTTTACATCCTCCGATATAATCtcgcaggcggaggcgtcgttGGAGGGACGGACCCCGGGTTTAGGGTTCGCTTACGATGAGACGGTGTCGACGGAGATGGGCGATACGAGCGCGatgtacgccgccgcctcggcagCCGCGCTCAACAGCGCTCCACCCACAGAGGCTGGCAGCGCACAGACACCCGAGGGCGggaggggcgacgccgacgacggaacTCCGGGGGGCGCGGCCACCGCGACCACCCCGCAGAGCGCGGGAGGTTCGGACTACAAGCTCGAGCCGCAGAGGGACGCGACGTACGCCATCCCTcactccgcgacgccgagcgtcGGACAGGGACAGGCGCGAAGGAACTTCCTCGGCACGGAGCCCGAGAttgcgtccatcgccgctaaaatcgccgccgccgcgtatGCGCAAAACCCGGGCGAGGCTCCCGAGACTGTCGCCAAGCgcgtggccgcggcgatgtcaGAGGCTTTGGAGGCGCAGAAggctcctcgggctccgaAGCAGCACGGGTCTCCCGCGCTGTGGGACGAGAGCGACGGTAACGTTGACTCGTCCTGGGCGCAGGCGCTGGGCGCGCTCGACAACGAATGGGCGAGGAGCGTGGTTGACATTGCGCCGGTACCcaaggcgacgtcgccgccgaggtacgccgcgggctgcgacgacgacgacgacgacgaagaggaaGCGCAGTCCGTGtccacgctcgcgccgcccctgcgCGTGCCCCTGGACCCTGAGCCCGCGTCGAAACGACCGGAGGGTGCGAGGGTGGGCGGTGGCGGATGGGGCAAGCTGGACCGATCCGCCGACACCGAGATGTCCCTATCTCTGGATGGCAGGTcactcgccgcgctcgccaacgcctcTTTCGACGTACccaccgacgaggagaacGACATGTTCATCTCCGACTCGGACGTGGAGGGGAGCAACGCGTGGGAGGACTTCAAGACGACGGTGTTCACGCCCACCCGCGCGAAGACGAACCCGGAGCCTCGAACCGCCGCGAAAACAAACCCGGCGAGGTTTAACAAGCCGGCGTCGAAGAAGGGGAaaccgcccgccgcgcccgcgttcaaggcgagggtggagaggctggcggcgaaggagcaggccaaggctgcggcgctcgagccgaTGAGCCCCGAGGATGAAGCTGCATTGGCTGAGGAGAGGGCGAAGAAGCGCAAAGAGGCTGCCGCGCTGAGgaagaaggctgcggcgtTTGACAGGAGAAACCGTGAGCACCTCAAGAAGCTGCAGGCGACTAGAAAAAAATGAGATGTGGGACGAAGGCCCATTTCGTGTAATTCATTTCGTTACGACCGTTCACCGCGCGTTGTGTGTGTTGCCACTCACGACACCTTCTTTGCCACGGCTGGGTCCTCATCCATCCTCTCCGCCAGGGGAACCTCCGGAAGGGCATAGTTCAGCTCCGAAGGGTATTCCTTCGAGCCCAGCTCCTTTCTGTACTCCTCGTCGCTTGGGAACTGCGCTGCCCACTCCTGCTCAAACTTTTTCTTGGCCTGCTCCCTTAGCCTatccaccgcgggcgcccagGACGACTGGTACTTTGTATTCAGGTTCTTCAGGTGGGTGTCCAGCTTGGAGGTTGCCCACGAGGTCCACGCGTTGACCGCCCCGTCGATATCGAACGAGTCGGAACCCGCGTCGGAACCCTCGTCGGAAccctcgtcgtctccgtcgttGTCGCTCCACATCCCGTACTCGCCCCCGGACAGTCCGTCCCACACGTAGGAGACGTCAGAGTCGGATTCCGCGGCGAGAGAGTCGGCGTCTTCGGTGGTTTTGGCGAGTGCGGGCTCCGGTtcgggctccggctccggctcgggcgcgggcgcgggctcgccggCAGCCTCTTTGGCGGGTGATTTTTTCCTCTCCTCCAACACCGCAGCCTCGAGTTCAACCTCCGGGCTGTCCCGCACCTTCCGCTCGAACTCCTCCCATTCCCTCTCCACGTCCACTTGCGCGACCATCtcgtcggtcgcgtcggtcgcctccgtctcccCGTTCCCGTCCTCCAGGCTCCACTCGTCCGGACCGTCCTCCTTTGTCGCGCCCGCCTTTGTCACATCCACGACGGATCTGAGCGGCGCCAGGACAAACGTGGAGTCCCCCCGCGGGAGCACCACCTTGAGCTCGGTCCTCGGGGGAGCCTCATTCCGCGCCGCTCGGTGATGACGCTTGTCCGACGGCTGGTCGTTCGACCGGgtttcctcggcggcttcgttcGTCGATTCATCAGTCGCGCCAGATccagcctgcgcggcgtgaCGCGACGTGACCACCTCCCTCAGCTTCGCGAGCCTGGCTCGGTACTGCTCAACCTTGGGCCGCACCGCGTCCGTCTGCTGCTTGTTGCGCTCCAGCCGCAGGTACACCTCGAAGTAGCGCAATGCCTTGGCGtagagcgccaccgcgctctcTAACTTCCCCGCGTGGtcgtcctccaccgcctGACGCACAGCCTTCGTCCCTTCGGTCCGCGCCTCATCCGCGTGTCGTCGCAGCGCATCCGCAGCCTTCTGCGCCCCGCCCTCGCTCTTCGCTGCCGGTTTCGTTCGGGTTTTCGGCGTCGAGTCGACGTTGCAATTCGCCAGCGGTTGTCTCGGGGGTTTTCGTCTGGGTTCCAGCGCCGGTGTCGCGTGATGCACCTTGGACGCCCGCCTGCCGCTCGAAGCGGGAGTCACGGGATCGTCATTTtcccgcgaggacgtcggcacgtccgtcccgcccgtgcaccgccgcggcttgaTCCGCGGGAtcagcaccgcgcgcgacgcacccaTCCCAACCCGATCAAAGCCCTCGAacgcacctcgcgctcgatggGTCTCTCCGCGTCCCCACGATATGGGTCAGCCGAGCGTCGAACCTTCCGAGGATCTCGCGCAGCTGTCGGGACTGATTTTGTTTCCCCTTTGTTTCGTTggctcgcgccccgcgagtCAGTCTCGGAGTGCGCGATGAGCGGGTCCCGCTTCAGCGGCatcgcggtggccgccgcgaaccgtAAGGCTCTAGAGCgtcaggagcgcgaggatgcCCTGCGATCATCGATCACCGCACCCAAGCAGCTCAGCCACAAGGAGGAGGCCCTCCTGGCGCAGCTGAGGGCGCAACTGCTCGgaaggggcggcggcggcgaaggcgagaAAAAATCCACGAAGAAGCCCGCGAAGGcgcccgcacccgcggcACCCAGGGAAGACGTCAGGCGATacgacgacatcgaggaTATCGAGGCTGATGATGAAGACGAGGAAGTTCGACACGAGGAGGATCAGAAGGCTAAGGTCACTGCGCCGCACGAGAAGAAGTACATGAGCCATGCTGAACGAAAGAGAATGAAGAAACAACAACAGAAGAAGAGCGGCGGAGGTGCGGGTGCGGGTGCGGGTGCGGCGGGCAAGCCCGAGGAGTCTCTGTCGGTCAGTGAGGGTGGTGTTaagaagaagaaaaagaagaaggtgaaggagggcgccgcACCAACACCGGAACCCAGGGAGGTCACCCGCCCGAAGAAGAAAACCAAAAAATTGAAGCCCGCGAAGCTGGCAAAGGAGCCTCCGTGGCCGCCGAGGCCCCCGCGTTGAAATTGTGTCATCTCTCGCGTGTACAAAAACACTAACCCCTCAGTACTTGGGCTGCGCGCTCTTCCCGCTCCACGGATCGGTCCCGAACTTCATGGTCCACTCGTTCCAGTCGCCCCGGCTAGCGCTCCGACCCTCGTGCAGCACTCGCTGCCCGGTTGGCACCGGGTACCCGCTCACGACACACGCCTCGCTCTTGGCCTTGCACCGGCAGCACGTGAGGCCCGCGACGTACGTCTGCCCGTTACACTTTCCGCAGGTGCGCGTGGGGAGCGTCTGCTCCACCTGCTGGTCCATTGACAGCGCCAGCACCCAGTCGCGGACCTCCTCCCTCgtggcctcctcgacgaagTGCTGCGTCGGGAGCGGGAAGTTGTTGGGGATGTCGGTGTCCTCAAAGTCCACGTTGTCCAGctccgacgcgtcaccgccctcgTCCATAAGCTCGGTGATGTCCAGATACCGGTTGAGGAagacgaacgcgagcgacAGCTCTTTCGCCTCCCGGCACGCCATGCCAGCCTCGAAGAAAGCCCTgtccgcggggacgaggccGCAAAACCTGAGCAGCGACgtcgcagcct from Micromonas commoda chromosome 3, complete sequence encodes:
- a CDS encoding predicted protein, giving the protein MAPKLDLSLKLPPRPDEPETAEYYRRQLAEAGPEFEDYESTSYAASTLAGHVDDVGLYDPHSPPQAVARAGTEKLATNDPLPAPHRPDRNPDQLAGGPFSAGTKAYLDAESIGALSGDGTWPQTGGGWGAMVAGGGTGTSTSEASAAKPVIRGAFYMAERGNEGIETPGLDPYAGFPSRMKEDGPGALPTPLRDDRRGGGVDLAKGKRGRGRRAPGRPREEEEDNASLGSVTPRSGVDEVAAMARHKNDVEEEDPAEAARKKLRNGRPTEREITDFYATAERRALVTTGLTPARLRHPKALWNGDRPALCKLTRAGKPDSAGAWECFLSRNYTEGFKKPTAFASAPPADVLCESCGDVAWDPVRDQSGGRASSRAVWCRACLCAARGDRAGETAPEHGECVAAVNALKIVCRNALAPTKTQRGDEILWRMDKAGCPDVCRLCDRRTIETNCAYAVEECCLPRGSANPGDCCRQRVRRRDMAEHRASCDHRLVKCEHPGCDRMTQARYAVSHARLCENRPFACPNRPRCEWMGTRAGVEDHLEECLHEVIPCGFVDSFKDKCAGTCAVTLPRVQMLAHKEICRYQSAVCKHCGESMALRRHGQHEATCSARFYECPNCAQTVHKLRKVQHDGTVCPGVRVECMYRSYGCDERVLKCDYARHCRERFDEHAVMVLRNDANKWARPASSAPGDEPSDPRPDEPEALNPTGKSDGFEVMVTRHELTRADLQRVDATSQRLSAGLDREIASTREEIARVEDEVYVDATARLALDMRSAREHMRALVKETDDEVQSFETKLMAETLELYNDSLAMRRKAERELAVKTSLDEFVAGYERGLREVRAELGDLTREVGESTLRLSTAISPALELKDEIERTLVEGLDGLEARIANLEWRGADRAAIAWEKTQDARENFRARCKPRVRQQMRLEEKMALLEGRKFVTPDEDAALRAKNYVDSEKNPPPLAIAADEERDDADASGDERTIPPAPGTPPEISESDGISPAGI
- a CDS encoding predicted protein, which produces MMDNKVHISDGTTGGMPSAKSNNNHLFGHAIAEDLVRRYFSRSLDKKDKVGLPAFGMQALCLPPERRMFKLCYFCELMSVIAGLVMFFSAYLLRFDATSTFGIMGAFFANVSLMCNLTGILNCLFMGFKLSAGKGSVYEAVDVLQGVGQTFMLVIFGANGAGMAYMFYSLDLTADDYLRWASLGFFITIFCYSYGFVIWYFNSYEPLLCWHSWSWTYELFKPMFIIAWLRMGRVPTRERAAAQLEYFLADLPDDVMAILKADGNV
- a CDS encoding predicted protein, with translation MRTGAPSAWGGDQIVPDIDDYEPRGDGIHHPMRRVVYEGDTYMLTKAERDIISARTMAKARAERIKQVREQERLWARHRAREYRASVKDHHAELNAQLHDGWVKARDEKQIQLERDYSNAAAGIGLSHRAAHRQAVEDKRMRATKAHKEAQKFDDKLVALERFETALKKEYERLDELESVHFKARDRRNKAEQLAKNVRLAMKEKWEKEELKGTHSRRCATKTLTEGTNNFSTNNFSARRLYRPDAFKMTHFNDIIANADGAARPKAKQKFKEKKDDGPGAPTAYAGDWFPRDAAGAYVVKREQVFSAKLKAEREQKRLEEEREDLAEQAKRDRAKELRRSAIAIRYEREERHKDKDKAALDAEFREERKEKIKNIGKTDVTNIDVKAQEEERLAMERDFQFKDINEPAGLASQVESDAKKFDDAKPFEGMFDEKVEEARLGQVLEQGLDPDDPLLKILRMAKDAVPRGAAAERLARHGVVGATMEEIAAVAAGGDQEDEYDQDDAVCQPVPFQGPPPPSPRVTALSEDSDSEDEDGYTPSGGAGLPPGESNFYSDAQLDAALAAVSAQNNTPSRFGITEEEDEEFVARRSAEELEFVSSALQDDTMNTTGMFSRSADDVDEFSDLHDQGGFGSPEERSPRAPGPAGPVSESTAVVSTVPGASSSSGTAEEEMRASLAATTRAMDRVTAAAAAAEYNLQATSLLASRDTGMPGRVELPELKPLDAILGALGKQVEALDAAAAAAARAAAEPYAGSFTSSDIISQAEASLEGRTPGLGFAYDETVSTEMGDTSAMYAAASAAALNSAPPTEAGSAQTPEGGRGDADDGTPGGAATATTPQSAGGSDYKLEPQRDATYAIPHSATPSVGQGQARRNFLGTEPEIASIAAKIAAAAYAQNPGEAPETVAKRVAAAMSEALEAQKAPRAPKQHGSPALWDESDGNVDSSWAQALGALDNEWARSVVDIAPVPKATSPPRYAAGCDDDDDDEEEAQSVSTLAPPLRVPLDPEPASKRPEGARVGGGGWGKLDRSADTEMSLSLDGRSLAALANASFDVPTDEENDMFISDSDVEGSNAWEDFKTTVFTPTRAKTNPEPRTAAKTNPARFNKPASKKGKPPAAPAFKARVERLAAKEQAKAAALEPMSPEDEAALAEERAKKRKEAAALRKKAAAFDRRNREHLKKLQATRKK
- a CDS encoding predicted protein, which encodes MGASRAVLIPRIKPRRCTGGTDVPTSSRENDDPVTPASSGRRASKVHHATPALEPRRKPPRQPLANCNVDSTPKTRTKPAAKSEGGAQKAADALRRHADEARTEGTKAVRQAVEDDHAGKLESAVALYAKALRYFEVYLRLERNKQQTDAVRPKVEQYRARLAKLREVVTSRHAAQAGSGATDESTNEAAEETRSNDQPSDKRHHRAARNEAPPRTELKVVLPRGDSTFVLAPLRSVVDVTKAGATKEDGPDEWSLEDGNGETEATDATDEMVAQVDVEREWEEFERKVRDSPEVELEAAVLEERKKSPAKEAAGEPAPAPEPEPEPEPEPALAKTTEDADSLAAESDSDVSYVWDGLSGGEYGMWSDNDGDDEGSDEGSDAGSDSFDIDGAVNAWTSWATSKLDTHLKNLNTKYQSSWAPAVDRLREQAKKKFEQEWAAQFPSDEEYRKELGSKEYPSELNYALPEVPLAERMDEDPAVAKKVS
- a CDS encoding predicted protein; the protein is MAHVLLLVRRSDLSLLILLVSNFLVFIISLDILDVVVSPDVFPGCRGCGRLRGLLRGFFLAFAAAAPSEQLRPQLRQEGLLLVAELLGCGDR